Proteins encoded by one window of Lathyrus oleraceus cultivar Zhongwan6 chromosome 1, CAAS_Psat_ZW6_1.0, whole genome shotgun sequence:
- the LOC127115373 gene encoding probable WRKY transcription factor 47, with protein sequence MEEKTSTKIFMELDEPGKNRDSENKTYEPSSLHNNTPGSPLLLSLSLNNTAQLPHQIQGNPQIQIGKLRVKLEEEKKENENLKVMLNLVNERCIVLQNRLLLHRLSSLPQNNHNLPKENIQDEKKPVFSTRQFLNIDEPSPSDCGKKEGVTLMENNENIKIGRNFAYECINNIHEGEIISKKEDQAFEAECRRARVSIRARSDFSLMVDGCQWRKYGQKTAKGNPCPRAYYRCSMGTSCPVRKQVQRCFKDETVFITTYEGNHNHQLPPSAKPIANLTSSALNTFLSNSTTNLQYGNNISSTFLFSSPLSPPNSNAIATFSPSPTCPTITLDFTLPPSNYLQFKNHKQSSLFPFPFQGYNNYPQSFEVFPSMIDAERKLALVDVVSEAIEKDPSLKATLFAAMSSFTNGDPLNINNHSQPSKSG encoded by the exons ATGGAAGAAAAAACTTCAACAAAGATATTTATGGAACTTGATGAACCTGGTAAAAATAGAGATTCAGAAAACAAAACCTATGAACCCTCATCCCTTCATAATAATACT CCAGGATCTCCACTTTTATTAAGTTTGAGTCTTAATAACACAGCACAACTTCCCCATCAAATTCAAGGAAACCCTCAAATCCAA ATTGGAAAGCTTCGAGTAAAGCTTGAAGAAGAAAAGAAGGAGAATGAAAATTTAAAAGTTATGCTAAATCTGGTCAACGAACGATGCATTGTTCTTCAGAATCGATTACTTCTACATCGATTATCTTCATTGCCTCAAAACAATCACAACTTGCCG AAGGAAAATATACAAGATGAGAAGAAACCAGTGTTCTCTACTAGGCAGTTCTTGAATATTGATGAGCCTTCACCTTCAGATTGTGGCAAAAAAGAAGGAGTTACTTTAATGGAAAACAATGAGAATATTAAGATTGGAAGAAACTTTGCATATGAGTGCATTAATAATATTCATGAAGGTGAAATAATTAGCAAAAAAGAGGACCAAGCATTTGAGGCTGAATGCAGGAGAGCTAGAGTGTCGATAAGGGCACGATCAGATTTTTCTTTG ATGGTGGATGGGTGTCAATGGAGAAAATATGGACAAAAGACAGCCAAGGGAAACCCTTGTCCTCGGGCCTATTATCGATGCAGCATGGGAACTTCATGCCCTGTTCGTAAGCAG GTGCAAAGGTGTTTCAAAGATGAAACTGTTTTCATCACAACCTATGAAGGAAACCACAATCATCAACTTCCACCATCAGCAAAACCAATTGCAAACCTAACATCATCAGCACTCAACACATTCCTTTCCAACTCAACCACAAATTTACAATATGGAAACAATATATCCAGCACATTCCTCTTCTCTTCACCATTATCTCCACCAAACTCAAATGCTATAGCTACTTTCTCTCCATCTCCAACATGTCCTACAATAACACTTGATTTTACACTCCCTCCAAGTAACTATTTGCAGTTCAAAAACCATAAACAATCATCATTGTTTCCTTTTCCATTTCAAGGTTATAATAATTACCCTCAATCATTTGAGGTGTTCCCAAGTATGATAGATGCCGAGAGAAAACTTGCTTTGGTTGATGTTGTGAGTGAAGCTATAGAGAAAGATCCTTCTCTCAAGGCAACATTGTTTGCTGCCATGTCATCATTCACAAATGGTGATCCTTTAAATATTAATAACCACAGCCAACCTAGTAAGAGTGGTTAG